The following coding sequences are from one Halobacteriovorax sp. JY17 window:
- a CDS encoding alpha/beta hydrolase — protein sequence MVKLLTFISLLLLCSCANSKDIREKWSSKKDGSQFIDIEGTKVHYKDFGSGTPIVLIHGICDSLHTWRKWKDPIVSKGYRFISLDVPGFGLTNGREISYDSKSYTSFLKKLFKRLDIRKPILIGNSLGGFIAWNYALDYPRDVNKLVLLSPAGYPLNPPLVVRIAENGFLKWVAKNFSTRISSDYIARGVFYDRDRMEEYDLERFYELFNLEGNFEKYMRVFESIMKLKDHTPNLTELKTPTLLIWGREDSWIPFKQSKLWQRDVKYLTFIPLDQVGHTAQLEASEKTLELILSYLND from the coding sequence ATGGTAAAACTCCTTACCTTCATCTCCCTTCTCCTACTTTGTTCATGTGCTAACAGCAAAGATATTAGAGAGAAGTGGAGTTCCAAAAAAGATGGTAGTCAGTTCATAGATATTGAAGGAACAAAAGTTCACTACAAGGATTTCGGAAGTGGAACTCCAATTGTTCTAATTCATGGAATTTGCGATAGCCTCCACACTTGGAGAAAGTGGAAGGATCCAATTGTGTCCAAAGGCTACCGCTTTATTTCGCTAGACGTTCCAGGTTTTGGACTAACTAATGGTAGAGAAATCTCCTACGACTCTAAGAGCTACACAAGTTTTTTAAAGAAATTATTTAAGAGATTAGATATTAGAAAACCAATTCTCATTGGTAATAGCCTCGGTGGATTCATTGCATGGAATTACGCTCTAGATTACCCAAGAGATGTGAATAAGTTGGTCCTACTCTCTCCTGCCGGCTATCCACTCAATCCACCATTAGTAGTCAGAATAGCAGAAAATGGATTTCTAAAATGGGTCGCAAAGAACTTCTCAACTAGAATTTCATCAGATTATATCGCAAGAGGAGTCTTCTACGATAGAGATAGAATGGAAGAATACGATCTTGAAAGATTCTATGAACTCTTTAACCTCGAAGGAAATTTTGAAAAATATATGCGTGTCTTTGAAAGTATTATGAAATTAAAAGATCACACACCAAACCTCACGGAACTTAAGACACCCACTCTACTAATATGGGGAAGAGAAGACTCTTGGATTCCTTTCAAGCAAAGTAAACTTTGGCAAAGAGATGTAAAATATCTCACCTTTATTCCACTAGATCAGGTTGGTCATACGGCGCAGCTTGAAGCAAGTGAAAAAACCTTAGAACTTATTCTAAGTTACCTTAATGACTAG
- a CDS encoding NUDIX hydrolase: MRLLCTSIHPDIDSLEGKSIFKREATRAIALRGNSILLLYTERYHDYSLPGGGLDRGEDLLAGMIRELKEETGAKGISNISEFGIYEEYRPWYKSDFDIQHMISYCFTCSVDEELGETSLEHYELNNGMKPVWINIDEAIKHNEDTIKNSKKKGVSIEREIFLLRLIREEILEGE, encoded by the coding sequence GTGAGACTTCTTTGCACATCGATACATCCAGATATTGATTCTTTAGAAGGAAAATCTATTTTCAAAAGAGAGGCCACTAGAGCAATAGCTCTTAGAGGAAACTCTATTCTCTTACTTTATACAGAAAGATATCATGATTATAGCCTCCCTGGTGGAGGACTTGATAGAGGTGAGGATCTTCTTGCAGGAATGATTCGCGAATTAAAAGAAGAAACTGGTGCTAAGGGGATTTCCAACATCAGCGAGTTTGGAATTTATGAAGAGTATAGGCCCTGGTATAAGTCAGACTTTGATATTCAACATATGATCTCTTATTGCTTTACTTGTTCGGTGGATGAAGAGCTTGGAGAGACTAGTCTTGAGCACTACGAATTAAATAATGGAATGAAGCCTGTGTGGATAAATATTGACGAGGCCATCAAGCATAATGAAGATACGATTAAAAATAGTAAGAAGAAAGGGGTGTCGATTGAGCGTGAGATATTTCTTTTGCGACTTATTAGAGAAGAGATATTAGAAGGGGAGTGA
- a CDS encoding ABC transporter ATP-binding protein has translation MSDQFLTRDEQDETNLKKNALNDLKSFKFLLKQGQARKEKFIFALILMLISSLVAIYSSRAMGHLVEDGLLKKAFDESYFWAILIVVCEVSSLALQWCGRRILIINSSATILDIRKKLFAHIQKLPLGFYDKQPQGRIITRITHDVEGVEEFFTSTIGRFVNAIFMAIISGTAMCITDLRLGLILVASMLPAVALVYLTKNKVRVVNRRMSKLSSEINSKLNEYLSGIDVIRSYGLENWSHQNFDATVNDHRRAQLNANFLYSWTRPLTAFFCTLPLVGLVFFGGKEVLAGTMSVGIFVAFIRYCEKFFSPIMMLAREIHVIQQAFTSSERVHSFFSHDEEEVVLGEDGEISEFDIKGNIEFKKTWMAYDSDNWVLKDLNFNIKSGEKIGLVGSTGCGKTTTVSLLARLYDFQKGSIEIDGVSIRDFNRRFLRSSIGFVSQDPIIFSASLRENLCAGKIATDENIINCCKETGFYKVMEESAMTLDSTILEGGENLSIGEKQLLSLTRVLLGNPKILVLDEATANIDPNYEKVIHQAIVTIMEGKTCLIIAHRLDTVMSCDRLLVFEKGRLAESGTPRELLASDGLFAGLQKASEL, from the coding sequence ATGAGTGATCAATTTCTAACACGAGATGAGCAAGATGAAACAAATCTTAAGAAGAACGCTTTAAATGATCTTAAGTCTTTTAAATTTCTCCTAAAACAAGGGCAGGCGAGAAAAGAGAAATTTATTTTTGCTCTTATTCTAATGTTGATTAGCTCTCTTGTGGCCATTTACTCATCAAGAGCTATGGGACACTTGGTTGAAGACGGGCTTTTGAAGAAGGCCTTTGATGAGTCCTATTTTTGGGCAATACTTATTGTGGTCTGTGAAGTTTCCTCTCTCGCTCTTCAGTGGTGTGGAAGAAGAATTCTCATTATTAACTCTTCGGCAACTATTCTAGATATTAGAAAGAAGCTCTTCGCTCATATTCAAAAACTTCCTCTTGGCTTCTACGACAAGCAGCCTCAGGGAAGAATTATCACTCGTATCACTCATGATGTTGAAGGTGTTGAAGAATTTTTTACTTCAACTATTGGTAGATTTGTAAATGCAATTTTTATGGCAATCATCTCTGGAACCGCCATGTGCATAACTGATCTTCGTCTCGGATTGATCCTTGTGGCCTCTATGCTACCTGCTGTTGCTCTTGTCTATTTAACGAAGAATAAAGTAAGGGTTGTTAACAGAAGAATGTCTAAGCTCTCAAGTGAGATCAATTCAAAGTTAAATGAATACCTAAGCGGAATTGATGTGATTAGATCTTATGGTTTAGAGAATTGGTCTCATCAAAATTTTGATGCCACAGTGAATGACCACAGACGTGCACAGTTAAATGCAAATTTTCTCTATTCTTGGACAAGACCTTTAACCGCCTTCTTTTGCACTCTACCTCTTGTAGGGCTTGTGTTCTTCGGTGGGAAAGAAGTTCTCGCAGGAACGATGAGCGTGGGAATATTTGTCGCCTTCATTAGATACTGCGAAAAATTCTTTTCTCCTATTATGATGCTCGCCCGCGAAATTCACGTCATTCAACAGGCCTTCACAAGTAGCGAGAGAGTTCATAGTTTCTTTTCTCACGACGAAGAAGAAGTTGTCTTAGGAGAGGATGGTGAGATTTCTGAATTTGATATTAAAGGAAATATTGAATTTAAAAAGACATGGATGGCCTACGACTCAGATAATTGGGTTTTAAAGGATTTAAATTTCAATATTAAGAGTGGAGAAAAAATTGGTCTTGTAGGCTCTACTGGGTGCGGAAAAACAACAACAGTTAGCCTTTTGGCGAGACTCTATGATTTTCAAAAAGGAAGTATTGAGATCGACGGAGTTTCTATTCGCGACTTCAATCGAAGATTTCTTCGAAGTTCAATTGGCTTTGTTTCACAGGATCCGATTATCTTTAGCGCAAGTCTTAGGGAGAATCTCTGTGCCGGAAAAATTGCCACAGATGAAAATATTATAAATTGTTGTAAGGAGACAGGCTTCTATAAAGTAATGGAAGAGTCGGCCATGACTCTAGACTCTACCATCTTAGAGGGCGGAGAAAACTTAAGTATCGGCGAGAAGCAATTGCTAAGCTTAACTAGAGTGCTACTTGGAAATCCAAAGATACTGGTTCTTGATGAAGCAACCGCTAATATCGACCCCAATTATGAAAAAGTCATCCATCAGGCCATTGTCACCATTATGGAAGGTAAGACCTGTTTGATTATTGCTCACAGACTCGACACGGTAATGAGTTGTGATCGCCTACTCGTCTTTGAAAAAGGGCGACTGGCCGAAAGCGGAACTCCTAGGGAACTTCTTGCAAGTGATGGACTCTTTGCTGGTCTTCAAAAGGCCAGTGAACTTTAA
- a CDS encoding ABC transporter ATP-binding protein, which yields MNKSTSTSSIGIWTSYIWNNKTMYIVGTLMVLLTNICQVLTTRIIGWIIDFFSGDKFPAFFVKATKIDTFYYLFICMFLCRVFITIGRIGWRVTLARQTHMASAMLRKRIWENARFFNKKDLVTDFSKGNLMNASNSDVNSSRFIFGFTLVGLVDVIFLGVLTLGTMLTINLRMTIISVLTLSILPVFVKKLSSKEVQRYKDSQESLGEFNDLSTQVISTIRLQRLTQTGGFWEDKLIDSAAKYKDSRLKALFTSLNYIPMMGGASIISYIVLFAVGISLVISGQMTIGDFVSMQGLIFLLQDPLMEMGFIISDWKRGTTSLDRLNKIYLNKKEEFLYTKGSKISDSEYVLHAKNLSFKFHDSDKEEPLIKNFNLSLLPGERLGITGDIGTGKSTLLSILSGLERNYEGRLFFHGKDYNNYNHQQLREFMSFVQQKPFLFADTIKKNIEMDRDLSDDDIWYYLELAGLDKDVREFPNQLETPLGEWGINLSGGQRQRLTLARALSRRPKLLFLDDCLSAVDTVTEDLILNNLDRELSDTTLIWVAHRSSTLKYCNKVLNLSHGMEVTDE from the coding sequence ATGAATAAGTCGACGAGCACCTCTTCCATCGGAATTTGGACATCATATATTTGGAATAATAAGACCATGTACATCGTAGGTACGTTGATGGTCTTATTGACTAATATTTGCCAAGTTCTCACTACGAGAATTATAGGGTGGATTATCGACTTCTTTAGCGGTGATAAGTTTCCGGCCTTCTTTGTTAAGGCAACAAAAATTGATACTTTTTACTATCTCTTTATCTGTATGTTTCTCTGTCGTGTCTTTATAACCATTGGAAGAATTGGATGGAGAGTCACTCTGGCAAGACAGACCCACATGGCCAGTGCCATGTTAAGAAAGAGAATTTGGGAGAATGCAAGATTCTTTAATAAGAAAGACTTAGTCACAGATTTCTCAAAGGGAAATCTTATGAACGCCTCTAATAGTGATGTGAATTCGTCGAGGTTTATCTTCGGCTTTACTCTGGTAGGTCTTGTTGACGTCATTTTCCTTGGGGTTCTAACTCTTGGAACGATGCTGACGATTAACCTGAGAATGACTATTATTTCAGTTCTAACTCTTTCAATACTTCCAGTCTTTGTAAAAAAGCTCTCAAGTAAAGAGGTTCAAAGATATAAAGACTCACAGGAATCTCTTGGAGAGTTTAACGATCTTTCCACACAAGTGATTAGCACGATTAGATTGCAAAGGCTTACTCAGACGGGTGGTTTTTGGGAAGATAAGTTAATTGATAGCGCGGCGAAGTATAAAGACTCTAGGCTAAAGGCACTCTTTACCTCTTTGAATTATATTCCAATGATGGGGGGAGCTTCCATTATTAGTTATATTGTCTTATTCGCAGTGGGGATTTCTCTTGTGATTAGTGGGCAAATGACTATTGGGGATTTCGTCTCTATGCAAGGTTTAATTTTTCTCTTACAAGATCCACTTATGGAAATGGGGTTTATTATTTCCGATTGGAAGAGAGGAACCACAAGTTTAGATCGCTTGAATAAAATCTATCTCAATAAGAAAGAAGAGTTTCTGTATACTAAAGGCTCTAAAATTTCTGATAGCGAGTATGTGCTCCACGCAAAGAATTTATCGTTTAAGTTCCATGATTCGGATAAAGAAGAACCTTTGATTAAGAACTTTAATCTCTCTCTTCTTCCGGGCGAGAGGCTAGGTATTACTGGGGATATTGGAACAGGTAAATCAACTCTTCTAAGTATACTAAGTGGACTGGAGAGAAATTATGAGGGGAGACTCTTTTTCCACGGAAAAGACTACAATAATTATAATCATCAGCAGCTGCGTGAGTTTATGAGTTTTGTTCAACAGAAGCCATTTCTCTTTGCTGATACGATTAAGAAGAATATCGAAATGGATAGAGATCTCTCTGACGATGATATTTGGTACTATTTAGAACTTGCGGGGCTTGATAAGGATGTGCGCGAATTTCCTAACCAATTGGAAACGCCACTTGGTGAGTGGGGGATTAATCTCTCTGGTGGGCAAAGGCAGAGACTTACTCTGGCCAGAGCACTATCAAGACGGCCAAAGCTTCTCTTCTTAGATGATTGCCTAAGTGCAGTTGATACCGTTACCGAGGATTTAATTTTAAATAATTTAGATAGAGAGTTAAGTGATACAACACTTATCTGGGTTGCACATAGAAGCTCTACTCTCAAGTATTGTAATAAAGTTCTCAATCTTTCTCATGGAATGGAGGTTACTGATGAGTGA
- a CDS encoding lipoate--protein ligase, producing the protein MTKIRILLSDTFDPWFNLATEDWIFRDMDPETHVLFLWRNQNTVVIGRFQNPWTECNTERMEADGIKLARRQSGGGAVFHDLGNTNFTFLSSKENYDKAVNNKIISNALARFGVEAFASGRNDILIKSDDGDKKISGSAFKETKDRSFHHGTLLIDADLSKLGNYLNPSKKKLESKGIKSVRARVTNLVECNSEINHDSLSEAIISEFKSHYKAECEVELLDHEYLKSVFHLNDYYEKLKDWNWRFGETPKFNHFLEERFSWGGIEAHIDSHKGLIEKCTIYSDSLHPEMIEYLTKALVGKQYSPIGVSKAIETVALELPMIREELSELSAWLSKEIH; encoded by the coding sequence ATGACAAAAATTAGAATACTTTTATCAGATACCTTTGATCCTTGGTTTAATTTAGCGACTGAAGACTGGATTTTTAGAGATATGGACCCAGAGACTCATGTTCTCTTTCTCTGGAGAAATCAAAATACCGTCGTAATTGGAAGATTTCAAAATCCATGGACAGAGTGCAATACAGAGAGAATGGAAGCTGATGGGATTAAGCTCGCTAGACGGCAAAGTGGAGGAGGAGCAGTTTTTCATGACCTTGGAAATACCAACTTTACTTTTCTAAGCTCAAAAGAAAACTACGATAAAGCAGTTAACAATAAAATCATTTCAAATGCTCTGGCCCGCTTTGGTGTTGAGGCCTTTGCGTCTGGGAGAAATGATATTCTTATTAAGAGTGATGATGGAGATAAGAAAATTTCTGGATCTGCTTTTAAAGAAACTAAAGATCGATCATTTCATCACGGAACTCTACTTATTGATGCAGATCTCTCAAAGCTTGGTAATTACCTCAATCCATCAAAGAAGAAACTTGAAAGTAAGGGAATAAAATCTGTAAGAGCTAGAGTGACAAATCTCGTTGAATGTAATTCCGAGATAAATCATGACTCACTTTCTGAAGCCATTATTAGTGAATTCAAATCCCATTACAAAGCGGAATGTGAGGTTGAGCTATTAGATCACGAATATCTTAAATCCGTGTTTCACTTAAATGATTATTACGAAAAATTAAAAGATTGGAATTGGCGCTTTGGAGAAACTCCAAAATTTAATCACTTTCTAGAAGAGAGATTTTCTTGGGGTGGGATTGAGGCACATATTGATTCTCATAAAGGACTCATTGAAAAGTGTACAATCTATTCCGACTCTCTACATCCTGAGATGATTGAGTATTTAACCAAGGCATTAGTTGGTAAACAATATTCTCCTATAGGGGTTTCGAAGGCCATTGAGACCGTGGCATTAGAACTTCCGATGATTAGAGAAGAGTTATCAGAACTTTCAGCGTGGTTATCTAAAGAAATCCATTAA
- a CDS encoding pectin acetylesterase-family hydrolase produces MKVITLLLLFFSTSILARDWVKIKIPGAKCGDGINYYVFYSPRNSKKLFTEFMGGGACWSLSTCFGPNLRTWMHPIPEIPTFSVLTSENKELTPFTEHSSLYFPYCTGDVHSGDHSIDYRFSVTAHHRGYSNVVKTIRYLKEREIIQFDQLEEFILFGSSAGAIGSLVHSKTFEPELSKDTKKFLISDSPGLHFGKTFWEKFTAPMLSDFDDNFSKVNLNIDFTDGMVAHKTENVCRYLSNWKIGFLQGSQDLVMSKVFGNISPDDHRDYVYSDRGIFETSKKTRNCAAFTPDTKMHTFLLLEKSARIEASGVNALDFVRRIYSGKTERSFK; encoded by the coding sequence ATGAAAGTCATTACACTACTACTTTTATTTTTTTCAACCAGTATTCTTGCAAGAGACTGGGTAAAAATAAAAATCCCTGGAGCGAAGTGTGGGGATGGTATCAACTACTACGTTTTCTATAGCCCAAGAAATTCTAAGAAACTCTTTACTGAGTTCATGGGAGGAGGTGCTTGCTGGAGTCTCTCGACATGCTTTGGACCTAACTTAAGAACGTGGATGCACCCTATTCCAGAAATTCCAACTTTCTCAGTTCTAACTTCTGAGAATAAAGAGCTTACTCCATTTACTGAACACTCTTCACTCTACTTCCCTTATTGCACAGGAGATGTTCACTCGGGAGATCACTCCATTGATTACAGATTCTCGGTCACTGCTCATCACAGAGGATATAGTAATGTGGTTAAGACTATACGTTACTTAAAAGAAAGAGAAATTATTCAATTTGATCAACTAGAGGAATTTATTCTCTTTGGTTCAAGTGCTGGGGCCATTGGCTCTCTTGTTCATTCAAAAACTTTTGAACCTGAGCTTTCAAAAGACACAAAGAAATTTCTCATTTCAGATTCTCCAGGTCTTCACTTTGGAAAAACTTTTTGGGAAAAGTTCACCGCTCCTATGCTCTCAGACTTTGACGATAACTTTTCAAAAGTAAACCTCAATATAGACTTTACGGACGGTATGGTTGCTCATAAAACGGAAAATGTCTGCCGCTACTTAAGCAATTGGAAGATTGGATTTCTACAAGGAAGTCAAGACCTCGTCATGTCCAAAGTTTTTGGTAATATAAGTCCAGATGACCATAGAGACTATGTCTATTCGGACAGAGGTATTTTCGAAACTTCTAAGAAGACAAGAAATTGCGCAGCCTTTACCCCAGATACAAAGATGCATACTTTTCTATTACTAGAAAAGAGTGCGAGAATCGAGGCTTCAGGAGTGAATGCATTAGACTTTGTTCGAAGAATTTATTCGGGAAAAACAGAGCGCAGCTTTAAGTAG
- a CDS encoding biosynthetic peptidoglycan transglycosylase, translating into MKKKYKITIIIILLLITFSMGLVGMSVPFSKINMLSKGYVGMNYTEERGIEYKIIAKKPKGWSSLKNISKNATSAIMLSEDWDFFEHEGVDISQVREAAMDGLKGEKLRGASTISQQVTKNLFFTSDRTVQRKLKELAATLYLEKKVSKDKILEVYLNVIQYGDGIYGIKEAAKHYFKKSPKSLTAKEGAFLAMLLPSPVRYSQSFKDRKLTKFANETVDNILDKMALAKVISKEKAEFLKTQELNFEKSPKKKSLRGIGNRQRVKRHTDGRDWENRYKYDPDLSVAEEVKYDPDAINEDDLKLQEEFSVE; encoded by the coding sequence ATGAAGAAGAAGTATAAAATTACCATTATAATTATCCTACTACTTATTACATTTAGTATGGGGCTCGTCGGAATGAGCGTACCCTTTTCAAAGATAAATATGCTTTCTAAAGGCTATGTCGGAATGAATTATACAGAAGAGAGAGGCATAGAATACAAAATAATCGCAAAGAAACCGAAGGGGTGGAGTTCTTTAAAAAATATTTCTAAGAATGCAACTTCAGCCATTATGTTGAGCGAGGACTGGGACTTCTTTGAACATGAAGGGGTTGATATTTCCCAAGTTCGAGAGGCCGCAATGGATGGACTAAAGGGAGAGAAGCTCCGTGGAGCAAGTACTATCTCACAACAGGTGACGAAGAATTTATTTTTTACAAGTGATCGCACTGTTCAAAGAAAATTAAAAGAGCTTGCGGCGACTCTCTATCTTGAGAAGAAGGTTTCAAAAGATAAGATTTTAGAAGTTTATTTAAATGTGATTCAATATGGTGATGGGATTTATGGAATTAAAGAGGCAGCTAAACACTACTTTAAGAAATCACCTAAGAGCTTAACGGCTAAAGAAGGTGCCTTCCTCGCCATGTTGCTTCCATCTCCTGTTCGCTATTCTCAATCTTTTAAAGATAGAAAGCTTACTAAGTTTGCCAATGAAACTGTAGACAATATTCTAGATAAAATGGCATTGGCAAAAGTCATCTCAAAAGAAAAGGCAGAATTTCTAAAAACTCAAGAACTCAATTTTGAAAAATCCCCAAAGAAGAAGTCCCTTCGTGGGATTGGAAATAGACAGAGAGTGAAGAGGCATACCGATGGAAGAGACTGGGAGAATAGATATAAGTATGACCCTGATTTAAGTGTTGCTGAAGAAGTGAAATACGATCCAGATGCTATAAATGAAGATGATCTTAAGCTTCAAGAAGAGTTTTCAGTAGAGTAG
- a CDS encoding GMC family oxidoreductase encodes MEEFDFLIIGSGFGGSVSACRLAQKGYSVAILEKGRDYKDEDFPKSNWNVKRFLWAPLLKCFGIQSISVLKNLMVLHGVGVGGGSLVYANTLLRPEDDVLRNLPWPKSFKGGQELDRHYHMAEKMLGVTENIFLEENDEEIRSLSKSLGCEHTFKPTQVGVLMRERLGENVSDPYFDGDGPARTTCTKCGGCMIGCRVGAKNTLVKNYLFFARKWGTKVFADTHAYKINPSAEGFTISTKRPGRILFKNKREFKAKRIILSAGVMGTIDLLFRNRDHFKTLPNISTNLGHNIRTNGESLVGATSFETHRELSRGIAIGAQIKPDKQTKIEGVRYPVGSDFMKLLTIPLTPSANRLKRPFLMIGKFLGSSLRFIPILFKGNWANSSVILLVMQSVDTKLKFHFKRSFFHGFSKGLVGDLGNETMETSIPVAQEAAQIVARNIKGMPLNCSVEAGLGSIATAHILGGAIIGDEAESSVVNERNEVHGYPGLYVCDASIIPGNLAVNPSLTITALAEKFSAGFKNKNNDIENREIRFSN; translated from the coding sequence ATGGAAGAATTTGATTTCCTCATTATAGGCAGCGGTTTTGGCGGTTCAGTCAGCGCCTGTAGACTCGCCCAAAAAGGCTATAGTGTCGCTATCTTGGAAAAGGGGCGAGACTATAAAGACGAAGACTTTCCAAAGTCCAATTGGAATGTGAAACGTTTTCTTTGGGCGCCTTTATTAAAGTGCTTCGGCATTCAAAGTATTAGTGTTCTTAAAAATTTAATGGTCCTCCATGGTGTTGGCGTGGGCGGAGGAAGTCTTGTCTACGCAAATACTCTTCTTAGACCTGAAGATGACGTTCTAAGAAATCTTCCATGGCCTAAATCATTTAAAGGTGGTCAAGAACTTGATAGGCATTATCACATGGCCGAGAAAATGCTTGGTGTGACTGAGAATATTTTTCTTGAAGAAAATGACGAAGAGATTAGAAGCCTTTCAAAATCTCTTGGCTGCGAACATACTTTTAAGCCTACTCAAGTTGGTGTCTTAATGAGAGAGAGGTTGGGGGAGAATGTTTCCGATCCATACTTTGATGGAGATGGGCCCGCTCGAACGACTTGTACCAAGTGCGGAGGCTGCATGATTGGTTGCCGTGTCGGCGCCAAGAATACTCTTGTTAAGAATTATCTCTTCTTTGCTAGAAAATGGGGAACAAAAGTATTTGCTGATACACATGCTTATAAAATAAACCCAAGCGCAGAAGGTTTCACTATTTCAACAAAGCGACCGGGAAGAATTCTCTTTAAGAATAAGAGAGAATTTAAAGCTAAGAGAATTATTCTAAGTGCGGGAGTGATGGGAACGATTGATCTGCTCTTTAGAAATAGAGACCACTTTAAAACCCTCCCAAATATTTCAACTAATCTTGGACATAATATTAGAACAAATGGTGAGAGTCTTGTTGGCGCAACGTCTTTTGAAACCCACAGAGAGCTCTCTCGTGGAATTGCTATTGGCGCTCAAATAAAACCAGACAAACAGACAAAAATTGAAGGAGTTCGCTATCCTGTAGGAAGTGACTTTATGAAACTCTTAACTATTCCTCTGACTCCCTCTGCTAATAGACTTAAGAGGCCTTTTCTTATGATAGGAAAGTTTCTTGGCTCATCTCTTCGTTTCATTCCCATTCTCTTCAAAGGTAATTGGGCCAATAGCTCTGTGATTCTTCTTGTGATGCAATCTGTAGATACGAAATTAAAGTTTCACTTTAAGAGAAGTTTCTTTCATGGGTTTTCTAAAGGACTCGTTGGTGACCTTGGAAATGAAACAATGGAGACTTCGATTCCTGTTGCCCAAGAGGCGGCGCAGATTGTTGCTAGAAATATTAAAGGAATGCCTCTTAATTGTAGTGTGGAGGCAGGACTTGGCTCTATTGCTACCGCTCATATTTTAGGTGGCGCCATTATTGGTGATGAGGCCGAGTCGTCAGTTGTTAATGAGAGAAATGAAGTTCATGGATATCCGGGATTATATGTCTGCGACGCAAGTATTATTCCTGGAAACCTTGCTGTGAATCCATCTCTTACAATAACGGCCCTTGCTGAGAAGTTTAGTGCAGGATTTAAAAATAAGAATAATGATATTGAAAATAGAGAAATTAGATTTTCAAACTAG
- a CDS encoding HAD-IIIA family hydrolase has product MKEINLFIKNKNIDSKELVSKLSKFLKVSEIFAPEENTLIIEEDHHVDWSYISEFGLGENTEFVFLSEFFENNFQRDEYIATGIRYMKNSKEGFAKFPLVKYQEEPSSLTPVLFLDRDGIINEDSGYVYEYNDSIIFKDMIDVVKNANKLKIPVVIVTNQAGVARGMYSLEDVDTFHKSLINYYASLGAVINHIEICPFHKDKGSEAWKFDSLLRKPNPGMHLKALAVVGGTFSDSLMIGDKESDRIKVPGLKSLLLSGNYEMSSGEDVCVSRQELCEKISKYLNNLLDLS; this is encoded by the coding sequence GTGAAAGAGATAAATTTATTTATTAAAAACAAGAATATTGACTCTAAAGAACTTGTGTCGAAACTTTCTAAATTTCTTAAAGTCTCTGAGATTTTTGCACCAGAAGAAAATACTCTTATTATCGAAGAAGATCACCATGTCGATTGGAGTTATATTTCTGAGTTTGGCCTAGGAGAGAATACAGAGTTTGTTTTTCTAAGTGAGTTTTTTGAAAACAACTTTCAACGAGATGAGTATATCGCTACAGGTATTCGTTATATGAAGAACTCGAAAGAAGGCTTTGCAAAGTTTCCTCTGGTTAAATACCAAGAGGAACCATCTTCTCTCACTCCCGTTCTCTTTCTAGATAGGGATGGAATTATAAATGAAGACTCTGGTTATGTTTATGAATATAACGATTCAATTATTTTTAAAGATATGATTGATGTTGTAAAAAATGCTAATAAATTAAAAATTCCCGTTGTTATAGTGACTAATCAAGCTGGTGTGGCCAGAGGAATGTATAGCTTAGAGGATGTAGATACTTTTCATAAGAGTTTAATTAATTACTACGCCTCTTTAGGAGCAGTAATTAATCATATTGAAATCTGTCCTTTTCATAAAGATAAGGGGAGTGAAGCCTGGAAATTTGACTCTCTTCTTCGTAAACCAAATCCTGGAATGCACTTGAAGGCCTTAGCTGTGGTAGGGGGAACATTTTCAGATAGTCTTATGATTGGTGATAAGGAAAGTGATAGAATTAAAGTTCCCGGACTAAAATCTCTACTTCTCTCTGGTAATTATGAAATGAGTTCAGGAGAAGATGTCTGCGTCTCTCGTCAAGAGCTGTGTGAGAAAATTTCAAAATACTTGAATAATTTGCTTGATTTATCATAA